One Triplophysa rosa linkage group LG21, Trosa_1v2, whole genome shotgun sequence DNA segment encodes these proteins:
- the mcoln3b gene encoding LOW QUALITY PROTEIN: mucolipin-3 (The sequence of the model RefSeq protein was modified relative to this genomic sequence to represent the inferred CDS: substituted 1 base at 1 genomic stop codon), with protein MKFTSLPADMDDCSETYLCVNDSNMSSDTNPRPEHEELEKFRRKLKYFFMNPRDKYKARRKKPWKLMLQIIKIAVVTAQLVWFGLSNQMVVQFKEENLMTFRHLFLMNFTDASSDSYAVYTQRDVYTHISYAVQQFLMLPNTTVGNHEYQREGDVYTPLTVCQQFYSNGSITARVDEECFKIYPMVSSSPLPSHPLNLTLNFERLLSVIVKFTLKAINLQTVQHHELPDCYVFNIMIGFDNRPQSGRIKIDLDNDVDISKCRDWTLTGASASDMYMMVVFDVVVIITLAVSLVLXTRSVKAGVLLQFEYVKFFSSSYGKRVSLSDRMEFINGWFILIIISDVLTITGSVLKIIIQLKAVASYDLCSILLGTGTMFVWIGVLRYVGYLNKYNILIITLRASLPNVIRFTCCAAMIYLGYCFCGWIVLGPYHSKFRTLNMVSECLFSLINGDDMFNTFKMMEQKSCVVWLFSRVYLYTFVSLFIYMVLSLFITLITDTYDNIKQQQMEAEPVSDLQMFITQCKESKREHRHTPDLRHATQIQ; from the exons aTATGGATGACTGCAGTGAGACCTATTTATGTGTCAATGACTCTAACATGAGCAGCGACACAAACCCTCGGCCGGAGCATGAAGAGCTGGAGAAGTTCAGGAgaaaactcaaatatttcttcATGAACCCACGTGACAAATACAAAGCTCGTAGGAAAAAGCCCTGGAAactgatgctgcaaatcattaaAATCGCTGTTGTCACTGCGCAG ctggtGTGGTTTGGTCTGAGTAATCAGATGGTGGTTCAGTTTAAGGAGGAGAATCTGATGACGTTCAGACATCTGTTCCTCATGAACTTCACAGACGCCAGCAGCGACTCTTACGCCGTTTACACACAGCGTGACGTCTACACACACATCTCATACGCCGTCCAGCAG TTTCTCATGTTGCCAAATACAACGGTTGGGAATCATGAATATCAGAGAGAAGGAGACGTTTACACGCCTCTCACCGTCTGCCAACAGTTTTACAGTAACGGGAGCATCACCGCTCGAGTGGATGAAG AATGTTTCAAGATTTACCCGATGGTTTCCTCTTCACCCCTCCCATCACATCCACTGAATCTAACACTCAACTTTGAAAG ACTGTTGTCGGTGATCGTGAAGTTCACTCTCAAGGCCATAAACCTGCAGACGGTTCAGCATCATGAGCTTCCAGACTGTTATGTGTTCAACATCATG ATCGGTTTTGACAACAGGCCTCAAAGCGGCAGAATCAAGATTGATCTGGACAATGATGTGGACATCAGTAAATGCAGAGACTGGACTCTGACAGGAGCAT CAGCGAGTGATATGTATATGATGGTTGTGTTTGATGTGGTGGTCATTATAACTCTCGCGGTGTCACTGGTTCTCTGAACACGCTCAGTGAAAGCCGGAGTCCTCCTACAGTTT GAATATGTGAAGTTTTTCTCCAGCTCTTACGGTAAGCGCGTGTCTCTGTCTGACCGTATGGAGTTTATAAACGGCTGGTTTATTCTCATCATCATCAGTGATGTTCTGACCATCACAGGATCTGTGCTGAAGATCATCATCCAGCTGAAG GCTGTGGCGAGTTATGACTTGTGTAGTATTCTGTTGGGCACTGGCACAATGTTTGTCTGGATCGGAGTTTTACGCTACGTGGGATACCTGAATAAATACAAC ATTCTCATCATTACTCTGAGAGCATCTTTACCAAACGTCATCCGATTCACCTGCTGTGCTGCCATGATTTATCTGGGCTATTGTTTCTGTGGATGGATCGTGCTCGGACCTTATCACTCAAAA TTCCGGACTCTGAACATGGTGTCTGAGTGTTTGTTTTCACTTATAAACGGAGACGACATGTTCAACACGTTTAAGATGATGGAGCAGAAGAGTTGTGTGGTGTGGCTCTTCAGTCGGGTCTATCTCTACACGTTTGTGTCACTCTTCATCTACATGGTGCTCAGTCTGTTCATCACTCTCATCACAGACACCTATGACAACATCAAG CAGCAGCAGATGGAAGCAGAGCCGGTGTCAGATCTTCAGATGTTCATCACGCAGTGCAAAGAGTCCAAACgagaacacagacacacacctgaTCTGCGGCAT gCAACACAGATCCAGTAA